The following proteins are co-located in the Streptomyces sp. DT2A-34 genome:
- a CDS encoding Fur family transcriptional regulator — MTQQRPTRQRSALLEALANCHDFVSAQDLYARMTADGTRIGLTTVYRGLRDLEAADAVDVIQANAGERLYRWRPTDEHRHYLICRACGSSRPVDCEVVEEWAGQIASDSGFAAVEHTVELTDVCAGCQPATE; from the coding sequence ATGACCCAACAGCGGCCAACCCGGCAGCGCTCGGCCCTTCTGGAAGCTCTCGCGAACTGTCACGACTTCGTCTCGGCGCAGGACCTGTACGCGCGCATGACCGCCGACGGCACACGGATCGGTCTGACCACCGTCTACCGAGGACTGCGTGACCTGGAGGCCGCGGACGCCGTCGACGTCATCCAAGCCAACGCCGGTGAACGGCTTTACCGATGGCGGCCCACCGATGAACACCGCCACTACCTGATCTGCCGTGCCTGCGGCAGCAGCCGACCGGTGGACTGCGAGGTCGTCGAGGAGTGGGCCGGACAAATCGCCTCCGACTCCGGATTCGCCGCGGTGGAGCACACCGTCGAACTCACCGACGTCTGCGCCGGCTGCCAACCCGCCACCGAGTGA
- a CDS encoding GTP-binding protein, with amino-acid sequence MTEATTTDAPRDERVPVTVLTGFLGSGKTTLLNRILTEHHGMRIAVIENEFGEIGIDDALVLDAEEEIFEMNNGCICCTVRGDLIRILGALMRRREKFDHILIETTGLADPAPVAQTFFMDDEIAAQLRLDAIITLVDAAHVLQHLDEVKPEGVENEAVEQIAFADRVILNKTDLADEATLAEVEARVKAINAPVQILRARNAEVDLKQILDVGAFDLDRVLKDDPSFLTETEHQHDATVTSVGIELDGEVDDARLNAWLGNLLRTKGVDIFRSKGILAIAGSGRQYVFQGVHMLLMGEEGAQWRNDEPRRNRLVFIGRNLDRDELERGFADCLATAGAAA; translated from the coding sequence ATGACCGAAGCAACCACGACGGACGCCCCGCGCGACGAACGCGTGCCCGTCACCGTCCTCACCGGCTTCCTCGGCTCGGGCAAGACGACCCTTCTCAACCGGATCCTCACCGAACACCACGGGATGCGGATCGCCGTCATCGAGAACGAGTTCGGCGAGATCGGCATCGACGACGCCCTCGTCCTCGACGCCGAAGAAGAGATCTTCGAGATGAACAACGGCTGCATCTGCTGCACCGTCCGAGGAGACCTCATCCGCATCCTCGGAGCCCTGATGCGCCGCCGGGAGAAGTTCGACCACATCCTCATCGAGACCACCGGCCTGGCCGACCCCGCGCCCGTGGCACAGACCTTCTTCATGGACGACGAGATCGCCGCCCAGCTGCGCCTGGACGCCATCATCACCCTCGTCGACGCCGCCCACGTCCTACAACACCTTGACGAGGTCAAGCCCGAGGGCGTGGAGAACGAGGCCGTCGAGCAGATCGCCTTCGCCGACCGCGTCATCCTCAACAAGACCGACCTGGCGGACGAGGCGACCCTCGCCGAGGTCGAGGCCCGCGTGAAGGCCATCAACGCGCCCGTGCAGATCCTGCGCGCCCGCAACGCCGAGGTCGACCTGAAGCAGATCCTCGACGTCGGCGCCTTCGACCTCGACCGGGTCCTCAAAGACGACCCGTCCTTCCTCACCGAGACCGAGCACCAGCACGACGCCACCGTCACCTCCGTCGGCATCGAACTGGACGGCGAGGTCGACGACGCCCGCCTGAACGCGTGGCTGGGCAACCTGCTGCGCACCAAGGGCGTCGACATCTTCCGCTCCAAGGGCATCCTCGCCATTGCCGGTTCGGGCAGGCAGTACGTCTTCCAGGGCGTCCACATGCTGCTGATGGGCGAGGAGGGCGCCCAGTGGCGGAACGATGAGCCGCGCCGCAACCGGCTGGTCTTCATCGGCCGCAACCTCGACCGCGACGAGCTGGAGCGCGGCTTCGCCGACTGCCTGGCCACGGCGGGAGCGGCCGCGTGA
- a CDS encoding WD40 repeat domain-containing protein has translation MSITAPDQALTVAWEITIEDAPVALSARGDLVAVAGAEGTVRILDAAMGAEMGALDLPGGALKNYLSPTARHLAVTGPMGYALWRRTDGRTVVRESGAWSSSAAWANDERVAIASGRKALVLDADGDGEELWRTEPAASTVTDLAWLRRGRRLAVAAYGAVRGHERHTAQPVVTYPYIGSHLALAVAPTEKWICSGNQDASIHIWRTRDGSELTMSGYPEKVSRLAFDDTGFWLAADGAPDLTVWDFSGKGPAGTAPRQLRCHETITALAWRPGPAGHLASGGHDGTIALWYATAGQPANRLRPVRTLDDADSAVAALAWAGPHLLVTAYRDGRVRAYGLPSRTEL, from the coding sequence GTGAGCATCACCGCACCCGACCAGGCGCTCACCGTCGCCTGGGAGATCACCATCGAGGACGCACCCGTCGCGCTCAGCGCGCGCGGCGACCTGGTGGCCGTCGCCGGAGCCGAGGGCACGGTACGCATCCTCGATGCCGCGATGGGTGCCGAGATGGGGGCACTCGACCTGCCCGGTGGCGCCCTGAAGAATTACCTCTCCCCCACCGCCCGGCACTTGGCGGTCACCGGCCCCATGGGGTACGCGCTGTGGCGGCGCACGGACGGCCGCACCGTCGTCCGCGAATCCGGCGCCTGGTCCTCCTCCGCCGCCTGGGCCAACGACGAGCGGGTGGCCATCGCCTCCGGACGCAAGGCGCTCGTACTCGACGCCGACGGCGACGGCGAGGAGTTGTGGCGTACAGAGCCCGCCGCATCCACCGTCACCGACCTCGCCTGGCTGCGCCGGGGGCGCCGGCTGGCCGTGGCCGCCTACGGAGCCGTACGCGGCCACGAGCGGCACACCGCCCAGCCCGTCGTCACCTACCCCTACATCGGCTCGCACCTCGCACTCGCCGTCGCCCCGACCGAGAAGTGGATCTGCAGCGGCAACCAGGACGCCTCGATCCACATCTGGCGCACCCGCGACGGCAGCGAACTGACCATGTCCGGCTACCCGGAGAAGGTCTCCCGCCTCGCCTTCGACGACACCGGCTTCTGGCTCGCCGCCGACGGCGCCCCCGACCTGACGGTCTGGGACTTCTCCGGCAAAGGTCCGGCGGGGACGGCACCGCGCCAACTGCGCTGCCACGAGACGATCACCGCGCTGGCCTGGCGGCCGGGCCCGGCCGGGCATCTGGCCAGCGGCGGCCACGACGGCACGATCGCGCTCTGGTACGCCACCGCCGGACAACCCGCCAACCGGCTGCGGCCGGTGCGCACACTGGACGACGCCGACTCCGCAGTCGCCGCGCTGGCCTGGGCCGGACCGCACCTGCTGGTCACCGCCTACCGCGACGGCCGCGTACGGGCCTACGGCCTGCCCTCCCGGACGGAGCTGTGA
- a CDS encoding (2Fe-2S) ferredoxin domain-containing protein, which produces MTVGVARARPCTLVVCRGCCCGNPRKHPGTDHAWQLDRLRAGAAASGGRFVVRTTDCLGPCDQANVIVVQPSTAGRRAGGRATWIGFAMDDDCTDDVLRWAADGGPGVAEPPTTLELQFVRPPREARARARR; this is translated from the coding sequence GTGACCGTCGGCGTCGCACGGGCACGGCCCTGCACGCTGGTCGTGTGCCGCGGCTGCTGCTGCGGCAACCCCCGCAAGCACCCCGGCACCGACCACGCTTGGCAACTGGACCGGCTGCGCGCCGGTGCCGCCGCGTCCGGCGGCCGCTTCGTCGTCCGTACGACGGACTGTCTGGGCCCCTGCGACCAGGCCAATGTCATCGTCGTCCAGCCCTCCACCGCCGGCCGAAGAGCCGGAGGCCGGGCGACCTGGATCGGCTTCGCCATGGACGACGACTGCACCGACGACGTCCTGCGGTGGGCCGCCGACGGCGGACCTGGCGTCGCGGAACCCCCGACCACGCTGGAGCTGCAGTTCGTCCGCCCGCCACGCGAGGCGAGGGCCCGTGCACGCCGCTGA
- a CDS encoding metalloregulator ArsR/SmtB family transcription factor codes for MHAADSGGGNGGGSGGRDILAAALPRSPSGTAVRAVCAPLDETTVASVAATLQALATPSRLRILTTLRHAPYPVGALAAAVGMEQSAVSHQLRLLRALGLVTGERDGRRIVYRLYDNHVAQLLDQAVHHIEHLRLNLRDPH; via the coding sequence GTGCACGCCGCTGACTCCGGTGGCGGCAACGGAGGAGGGAGTGGTGGTCGCGACATCCTCGCGGCCGCCCTCCCCCGCAGCCCTTCGGGCACGGCTGTTCGCGCCGTCTGCGCTCCGCTCGACGAGACGACGGTAGCGTCTGTCGCCGCCACCCTTCAGGCCCTGGCCACCCCCTCCCGGCTGCGCATCCTCACCACCCTGCGCCACGCCCCGTACCCCGTCGGCGCCCTCGCCGCCGCCGTCGGCATGGAACAGTCCGCCGTCTCCCACCAACTCCGGCTCCTGCGCGCCCTCGGCCTGGTCACCGGAGAACGCGACGGCCGCCGCATCGTCTACCGCCTCTACGACAACCACGTCGCCCAACTCCTCGACCAGGCCGTCCACCACATCGAACACCTCCGCCTCAACCTGCGCGACCCCCACTGA
- a CDS encoding GNAT family N-acetyltransferase, protein MDDARRVMLDTLYKEFGYGYVPQWHRDVMDLKGTYLDNHRHLLLVAVHEGEVVATTGVRSAGPAHPPHPRWLAEHYPSGTTAQLVRVYVRPEHRRQGLARTLVDTACSFIANTPGYERIYLHTNVNVEGAEAFWRSLSKEVFDARTTGEHGPGVATVHFEIPMPYHFTPGD, encoded by the coding sequence ATGGACGACGCGCGCCGCGTCATGCTCGACACCCTCTACAAGGAGTTCGGATACGGGTACGTGCCCCAATGGCACCGGGACGTGATGGACCTCAAGGGCACGTACCTCGACAACCACCGGCACCTGCTCCTCGTAGCGGTCCATGAGGGCGAGGTGGTCGCCACGACCGGAGTGCGCTCTGCGGGCCCTGCCCACCCACCGCACCCGCGCTGGCTGGCCGAGCACTACCCGTCGGGGACCACCGCCCAGCTGGTCCGCGTGTACGTACGGCCCGAACACCGGCGCCAGGGGCTCGCCCGCACCCTGGTCGACACGGCCTGCTCCTTCATCGCGAACACACCGGGCTACGAGCGGATCTACCTCCACACCAACGTCAACGTCGAGGGTGCGGAAGCCTTCTGGCGCAGCTTGTCCAAGGAGGTGTTCGACGCCCGCACCACAGGCGAGCACGGACCAGGCGTCGCCACGGTGCACTTCGAGATTCCCATGCCGTACCACTTCACGCCGGGCGACTGA